Within the Epinephelus lanceolatus isolate andai-2023 chromosome 9, ASM4190304v1, whole genome shotgun sequence genome, the region GAAAACAACCTCCATCAGTCTTTTTTGCAACTCAACACAACAAAGTTGCAACACAAGTGTAATCATATTTTCCTAAAATAGCCTATTAACCAGGACTGTACCAAAGGTCATTACAACATTCTGGAGTTACTGAAAATGTTTGGACCACATGAAACAATCTTGCACACTCTAATCTATCTTTATTTCTGTACAGAAATACCtggtttaaacagaatgaatagcatgcaaaaataaaagaatagaAAAACGCCACGCAGCTTATTGGTTTAGAATTTGAATGTCAGTGTTATGAAGAAAACTTCAAAGCCTCACCTATTCGGCACAGCCCTACTGTTAATCCTAATATTAAGGGTGTGAGTCTCAGTAACCAAGGTGTGTCTTGATATGTTGTTTGGCAACACTGTGTCAAAAATTGCCTGCAGACCTTTTGAACTCTTTAAAATCAAGCAAATTTGTAAAGGGACAGCTGGGCCGATTCCACAGCAAACCAGTGTCCGAAATCAAACTGGAACAAGAGGGTCACATCTTCAAACAGTTTAGGCCTAAGCAAACAAAGATTAGTTTAAGTGTTTATCCAACTAGAAGCCTAAGCTATTGCTTACTCTGTTGAATCTTTGAACTGTACTTATAGTAAGCCTACAAACAATGCAATGGTGAATGCTGAAACATTAATTTTACAATCCTTTCATCCAACAAGCAATCCCTCAAATCTCAAACGTCAAAGGTCAAACACCAAATATCAGATCTCAGTGTTTTTGAGGACTCATACCGATCCATGAACTTTTCCTTTTATGAAACAGTCTAGAGTACAACAATAGCTTGCTTAGTAGAATTTTGGCACCAATAGCCTTTCAGACATATGCAGAAGATAACATACATAACTTTGTACAACAAACCATGTGTTCTCGCACAAACACACCCGTGTCCAAACATATTTCAACAGCACAACCTTCAGGCCTCGTACAGCGGGGTAACAGTGCCATCCTTCCACTCAATCAGGATTGCTCCTCGCTGTAAAGTCGGGGAGGAGTGTGGGAGGCGCATGGCGTGCTCTGTCAGTGGGGCTCTTTCACTGGGCACTGGGGAGCCGGGAACACTCACCTCTGGCTTCGGAGTGTATGACTTCAGAACACACACCACCTTCTTTCTTCTGGCAGAGCAAGACAGAACAAGACAGACAGTGGGTGGAGGTACAGCATGTTGCTTTGCATCAGAGCTCTTTGAAATGTTTAGCCCCAGATGTGTCCTATTTTTGGTTTTCAGACACAGCACTGTCTCTTCATCCAATTatgttctttattttaattgagtttgtttttttgtggtttggttGTGGTTATTTGATGTGGATCCCCAACATGTACAACGTGTGTGTCTATTCAGTATCCCTTTGTCTGCCTATTgttatgttttatgtgtttgtgtttcaattGATTCATTACACTGAAATGACAAAGGTTTTCAAATACACATGTCACATTACCAGAGACTAGAGTGATGTCTTAAAATTGCTTACATCTTCAGAATAAGACTCAAAAATCTCAAATGTAtcattaaacacaaaaaacaagacACTCCTAGTTTTAGAGAAGCTGCTACTAGTAAAACGTTGCGTATTTTGCCATATAAATGATAACAAAATGATAATATATTCATGTTTGTCAGCTAATAAATCAATGCACTTATGTTTTCAATGGTAAATCTATACAAATGTGTTTAGCACTCACCTATTGGTGTAAACATTGAGAATAAGAATCACAGTCCCCAGGACCAGAGCCAAAGAGCTCAGTACCAACATGGTTATCTTCCAGCCCATCcctacacacatgtacacatgcaCAAGCAACACATCATTGATTTTCGACGGCCATGTTTGAACTCATATTTACCTCTGTCTGAGTTATGACTCTTTATGATGCATTTGTATATTGTCTGTCAAGACTGTGAACCTGCAGATAAAAGCCCATTGAAACTCTTTCACAAACATTGCAACACACCCACCATAAACTTTGCTCTCAGTTTTGCATTCATTcatcgccacctagtggtggaaaagTAACTACAGCTATACTGAACAGGGAGGACTTCCACACAGCTGCTATGTCAGCCTACAGAAAGTATTGTGGAGTCAATATTTCCACTGGTAAAATTTTACATACAAAGGATACATTCAATGTGATGATAGTTGACTGAAATTACCATAGTCCATACTGAAGAAAATCATGGTGGGATCTGCAGGGGATTTGGTGCTCAGGGATGAAAGAGGAGCATCCATTCCATGATATGTTTCTGTAACCTCAGCGGCCATTATACCTTCAACTGGAAGTGGAGAAATAAGAAACAAGTCAAAAACAACTCAACCAAAAGCAATAACCAAAACTGAACATCACAGATTTGACTTCTCTGCCCTTTTGATAAAGCAAGCAACAGCTGTGTTTGTCCGTCTTCAGCAGTGAGACAGAAAACACCTCATGCAGGACCAGCCCAATGTAAAAGACAACATGAATCAACACTGCAGTGATGCTGTGTCATGGAGCAGTTGGCTGCCTTCCAGGAAGAGGAAAATATTGATTGGAAAATGCACTTGACTGAATTGGATTCTCGGGCTAAAAGCAGGCATGTTGTAATGCAATCTGCAGGCCACAGCAGAACACATCATGATATAACTGATATTGGATATGACAAGCATACAGTATGTGCTTTTTGAATGTTTCAGCCCCAAAAACTATGGTTTGCACGTTTAATTTTAAATCCAATCATTGTACGAAATAGTGAGTTTCACTGTGGGCTTCAAAACGTCCTTGACTGAGGTATTCTCATCACTTGCTGTTTGCACACTTTGTCTTGCATATCTGTGGATGTTTCACATGAACTGGAGGAAGGATTCAAAGAACTCAAAACATTAAATCAGTTGCTGAACAGCAACTTTTTCAACTGAAGAGCAATTATCAAATGAATTTGTTTCACGATGGCCATGTTTACGTGTTTATGATAtggttttgatttttaatttctgaCAACATAGCTTGTCTAATGTTTTTTAGTGTTAATGCTTAGATGTCGGCTGGTCATTGAACCCACCTTTGAGGAGAGTTTTAATAATGGTCACTGCTTCCAACTGCAGGACAACAAAGCAATAATctactgttatttattttttctaataaTGCACTGTaacattaacaaaaataaacaaataataaagaACAACATGATGCACTATTTTATAAAAAGGATTACACCTGGTAGTCACTCCCAAATCtgcaaataaacatttaaaatgcacaGACATGCCTTGTCCAGAGAGTGGCAAACATtctaaaaaaatgattttatatatgattttaaaaaagaaaggttAGCAATGATGTCATGTGTGTACATTGCTGCTGATAGATGTCGTAATTAAAGGAGGTTTAAACTAGACAAAGACACTGATGAGTCCTTTAAGAAACTTTATGTTGATTTCGTTAGATTCACATACTGTAGTAAGACAATATTTAGTAAGCTTCTAATGGTGAGATACTTTTAGTTCCTTACATGGTTCAGCCTGTCTGCGTATATCGGCAACAGTACTTGGAAAAACTCCAGGCTCCAACATCTTCCCCAGATTGTGGTGAGGTTGGTGTTGGTGATGTTTGTTGTCTCTCCCATTGCACAGTGTCTGGTTGTCAAGAGCCCGCCACCTGCTGCCAGGCTTGTAAAAATGGTAACCAAAAGAACATTAGACATTTAACAGACTCACTTTAACTAAGTGAGACTATTCTACAGATGTTATGTCACATGAAGAAGGACCTTTTCTTAAAACttacttaaaatatttttaccTGCTTATGTTCCCTCGAAAGGAAGACCAAAGTGGATTCTTGTGTAGCACTCAGGTGCAGACCCCTCCCTGTCAAAGTGAGGTGACCTTTCTTGGAACAGGACCATGCTTGGCCACTTGCCTCACTGCCCATATCCATCGCTGCCACTCCGGCACCAGTCTCCTCACTTTCAGCCTGAGAGAGGCAGGGCTGCATGTGGACACCTTCGTACTGCTCTCCTGGTGCCGTCAGACACTCCTTGGTGTGGTGATTTCTGAGAGCATGGCTCTCTGGGTGCCAACGCCATTCCTGTAAGGCCAAATGTGGGCTGCAATCACCTAGAGATACTCTTCTCCCTGAAGTTCCTTCCTGCACCTGCAGACATTTTCCAAGCAGCTTGTTCTGGATCTTGAAGCCAGGTGCCTCTGCAAAGGGAcatagaaaaaataataattataattgaCCATGCTTGAATCATTTTTACAAACCTCTcagccattgttgttatttatggAGGAAGCAAAGTATAAAGATATAAACAAAATTAAGTTGTGTTTTAAACTCAAATTTATGAAAAAATCATGCAAGTCAGAAGAGTATGGCTTAATttataatattgcaatattttaaaAGTTAACACATAATAGTCACCAAAGAGTAAAAGTGGGATAAGATAGTGGTGAGTTTGCAATGTGTACAAATGGCTGTTTCTTAGATACTGGAGAAATATTGGAGTCTGAGGGAAATGTAAAGCCAGATTCCCTTTAAGAAATGCTCATTTTAACTTTCTTTGCTTCTTGACAAACACGTGCCATAAAATATAACTCCAAATGTTTGACTAATTAGTGTCTGGTAATATTTAGCTCCATTCGGCGTACAACTGAAGAAGAAAATAGTTATTTATCTTTATCGAAACACAATTTTTGttcaatgtgtttgtgtaacgtTTGCGTAAACTCCGCGTTATGCGCAGCGTTGGCTAACTAACCAAAATTATCATGATGAAATATTAATGGGACATAGTTAACTAACTTCAGCTTAGACTTGAGACTGTCTTTCGCCTAACTTTAAGATACGACGAACAGTACTGCAACTATTTGTACAGCTTGTgcagaaacactgacattttcttGGCTTCGAGAAACGCTGCGTTCTCAATTTTGACACCGAGCATCTGCAATAAAAGCTGCAGTTATATTTGCCAACCAGCTGCAACAACTTTATCTTTCTTACCTTGGAAAATGACGAAGACAAGCAAGTAGACACACGGGAGCCTTCTTCCCATGGCGATGGCGATGACAGGCGCAGACTGTTTGGAGTCTCCCGTGACAATACAGCCTGTTTCTATTCAGTGGCAAGTGCAAGTGGGTGGGAATAAAACGTTATGCAGCCTCTCTCTGTGCATCCATCACTTGGATAGATGAATGGTGGACCCATGCATTCCTCCTCATAACTCTTCAGGGGGGTATGCATAATCCCCAAAGTGTGGCTTCAAACCAGTTTCTTAATATTATGGATAACTCTGGTTGTTTTCTATTACTACTTCTACACCAGTGTTGGTTTGTTTACTGTTtgctgttttgtcttttattacTCTGTTTTCCAACACACCTCAGACACACTGTGGCAGGcaagaaaatgtgtttacaaCCAGTGTGTGCTACAACTCCATGGACTACCAATTAGATTTAAAGAGCATAAATCTGTTATAAGGAGAAAACAGTGCTCCGAGCTGAATAGGACTGTCCACTCGTTACTGTGAGGAATGGGACAGCTTTTGGGGCCTGCGTGGTcacatgatgtttttctctgtcATGATGCACCACAAAGCATGTGAAAGGCCTGGATCAAAATAAACATTCAGTGGACTTCATTATTCAAACTTTATCTTCAAACAGcattcagttttatttcaatATTAAACACAGTTCCCTTGCTGCATGCAACTCTTACAGTAACTTTTCTGTAAAGCACCAAAAGCCATACTCCTTGGTTTGCACCTTGATCAATTTAAAGCTTGCATATAGAGCAGGAGTGTCAAACATATGGGCCGGGGGCCAGAACTGGCctaccaaagggtccaatccagccCTCTAGATGACTGTGCACACCTGATGTTGATGCACATGAGAAGGCTTAGGCCCTAAACACACAGGACACATTTGAGCAGTTGGGGGCGTCATTTTGTAATTGATttgaatgagaatgaagctttttgcttgctttGCTTTTGCATCTCTGCATTCTAAGCACCTGGCAGTTTTGCCAGAGCACTCTGAACTAGAACTGAAAAAACTTCAATTCAGAGCAGAAAACGCCCCATGTCATCTCCAccttttccccattgtccaatctgATGATTccagaggcgggccttctgtggttgtcatgacaacaagtttaaagctgttaaaaaatggaggagaaactggtggtagcggttgctggaaaCACGGAGCTATACAgcctgacgatagacagcaggttgtcaaactgcccctgccCCGAGTCGTCCTCAAATATATGTTTTGCAGCCTGCAAACATggcctgtgtgatcagggcctacaAGGTTTCAGCAACAGCTAAATAATGAGtagatacttcatgtaaaatgctgcctcagaggcttttccatcCCGACCAGAACACAGATTtctgaaataacaatgaatacttactgtggtcatattttaagatattgaacattgtgcaaaatattgtcaaccagcagcatcagtacaaaagaatctgtatcagacctctatcttaaaacaatagGGGTGGagccctgctgctgaggcactgacataacttcagattgtaaatggtttgtaaggcaggggaAGACTTAACCTGCTTCTTCAACAGCTTCCAATTAAGTGGGAAATTCTGAAAATgatgcacatgtaatgaaagTGAGTAGAAGACTGAGTGAATGTGGAAAAtctgagacatactgttgaatttgcacataATTTTTAGAGGATATTGCAGACTGTTCATTATTtcttttgtaaatggatgaacaCTTTCAGAATCTTTACACTGAAAAGGGAAACATTCGAAGGGTTTGTTATTCATGGGTTAATATGCGATGGTGTCAATGGTCTgacccacttgagatcaaactcAAActagtttgacacccctgatatAGAGGAAAAGCTGAGTTTAAAGGCATTGCCATGAATGAGCAAACATCTTTAATGAATATAAGGaaccaaatgaaaacataatttcagtATACTAAACCTAACAATTTTCCACTCTACAGTGAAATGAATAAGGGGcacaaacatgtcatttttcatCTATAGTATAACTGTTAAAAAGTTATAAACATTAGTACAAACACAGAAcacagtttcacatttgttAATACTTTTGTTAAAGCAGAGGTGGAGCAGTAGGGGCTTGATGAAGATGAAGCTGCAGTTGAGAAAGTATATGGAGCAGCCTGTTGTGGACACTGATTATTACAGTTGCTTATAACTACAGAAGTATTGTATATTGTTGGTAAATATTGTAGGCTATATTTTGTTGCAACACTCTGAGCTGCTTTAACAGTAAAATTTCCCACCGTGACTGtatttatttacgtttatgtttgttaataattcctgtttatttaactatatatttgtaaatactattgtttaaatttcttatttaaacaatttatgttacaggagcacctgtaacataaataatttttcctcggggatcaataaagtatttctgattctgattctgaatctGATACAATGCTCTACTTAACTATCTATCTCTTGCATGTTGAGTGGGATCTGGTGCCGGGTATCCATAAGCACCTGAGCCAGGGGATATAGGACAAGGTCACATAGGGACGGCAGGGGGAGGGAAGTAGCTGTAACCTGGGGCTCCAGCACCCCATGCTGAGTAAGGCTCCGCAGCCTCATCAGGCTGAAGGGAGGCCATGCTAGAAGGAACGATGCCCAGTGGAAACACCACCTCTGGGTCGAAGGCAAAACTGATGTCCAAATACAcctgtgaaacacacacatttcaagAAGTAAAATCTGTCTACTAATAAGGGACAGGTTCAGCTAATCAAGGTGGTGCAAACAATCAGGCAGGCAAAAGGACAGGAAGTGAATTTATCTGTAACGAGACAACGGGTGAGTATACGAAACAAAATAGTAATGACCAAGAACTCAAAACGAGAAAATATAACCTTTACCAGCAGACAGGACATAACACAGAGATGATTTGAATCAGACTAACATTTATGAAACTATCACGTTGATCGTGCAGTCTGATAAAGGTAATGTAAGACAATAATCATCCGTGTTACAATTACTTAAGTGCCAATATTTGCATTTACTTCAGTTCTGAGTTGATGTAACGTCACAATAACATTATTACGTACCTTGAGGTAATGTTCAACTGAGATATGTTCACAGTTATGGAGAGCGTAGAGGACATCAGGAGGAATCTCCATTTGGCAGGTCACAGTTCTCTCTGACTTCTCTGTGATAACCTCTCCGATCATTTTGCACAGACATTGGTCATCAGTTTGAGTGGAGCCACTGGCATGGTACACTACCTTCTGATTTAAACTGAATTTGGGCTTCATTTCTTTGGAAGAGGAGTTGCTGATTTGGGCAACAATAGATATTGTGTCAcctatcaaaaaaaaaaaatcattacatcTAAATATACTCTTTTTCTTCTAGAATAATGTCACCATACAGggaaaatattatatttaacaCAAAGGCCTATACATACAATCTAAGTGATGTACAAACTTGTACTGCAGGCATTAATTTCATCATCTtcctatataatgatgaaaactctgtgtgtgtgtgtgtgtctgttccgcatttttctcctcactgacttggtcaatccatgtgaaatttggcacagtggtagagggtcatgggaggatgcgaatgaagcaatattacatcaattggccaaaggggggcgctatagcaaccgatttaAAATTGCAAACTTTAAATGGGAATATCTCATGCCCcctatgtcatagagacatgaaactttgcacagagattcctctcctcatgaggaacaaatgtgcctcaagaacccataaatTATGGTTATATacattttccgccattttgaattttttgaaaaacacataaaatcgatctcttcctaggaagtttgaccgatctgcatgaaactcggtgaacataatctagggaccgatatctaaagttccctcttggcaaaaggtggaaaacttactaaaactgagcttctataaggcaatgaatattgcggagggcgtggctcatcacataaaggtgtataacatctcaagggtttcaccgatcaccacgcaactttgtaggcatatgaccacacataatctgaggggacccctccattattgaccccatcaaacaaaatgggggcgctagagagctaatttcttatctaggcctaatcgccttatggatttttactaaacttgatagatatgtagaacaggacgcctcaaggtgactggagaaatttaactctaattggcaactgggtggtgctataacaacagaaaaatgcttaaccATTTGATGCACAACATGGGTCTAAAGTGACCCGACTGAGTTTTTATGTTCTATATCTTTGCAATACATTAATTTCATCATTCAGTATTCCAGGTTTTCCTCAATTAACTTGATCATTATACATCcttattttatgttttcctttcTTACTTTTTGAATAAAAACCCTTTTTGTATCACTACCCTTCTAATGCACAACATGGGTCTAAAATGACCCATATCCATTTTCTATGTTATTTCATGTATGGCTGAGTGTCTCTATGATATATCtttgaaataaatgtattttatcatttattattcCAAGTAATCAATAAATATCTTGCTTTTGTTTAGCACAAATCATCATTTCTATTTTTTCCTTTCGTATTTTATGAACAAGCACAGCTTTTGTATTTCTACATCAAGTTTGCACACATGAGCATTTGGCGGGAACCTGTGAAAGTTGTTTGTTTGCAAGTAGGAACATACTTTCCTCGGACAACtatcagctcagctcagcacaGCTCCCTTTGCACATCTGATACATGTTAGTCTTGTTTTACAATTGTTCAAACATTACCCTAAGAAAATATTTGATGATAATTGTGAAATATAGTTGTACATTATATttgattaggtttaggttaCCTTGAGAGTGAGTACATTACTTGTAAGTAAttactgttagctagctagctgttgACATATTCTATTTTAGTTCTTTATAGTTAGCTAACTATTGTAGTTAGCTAAACTAACTACTTGGCTAAGTAGTTAGTTTAGCTACTACAATAGTTAGCTAAACTAACTACTTAGCCAAGTAGTTAGATAACTAACTTAATAGGATGGTGTCCTCCAGACTTGCTCCGTTTCAACGAAAAAAGCTCCTCTCTTGAATAAACTCTTCTCTTCACAGAAGTATCCATTAGTAGTCGAGAAACATATAATAAAAATTCAGTAAAACTAAGTAAAATTGCAGAGCTACCAGACTTTGCTGCTACTAGTTCTAGTTGAAGCGCATGTTCTAGAATgaaccacccccacccccccttgaaggtcaagttaattttatttaattttattttctatatagcaccagatcacaacagaagtcatttaaggttacctttcctatagaacatgTCTATaacttgtccttttattaaacaaactcagTAGCCCTATgtcatttatcttatttacaccatggcatgtcatttctgtctctacatagCCATGTTATCTGTTATCAGAGGTATGtgtatgtgacaaaatgataaataaacatgttgcaAATATTGTATGAGTGTTTGGCCCCACTCACTGCTAAAGTAattattttaaacaaataattattATAGTATTAagtcatttaattttaaatcaCACTTGGACGAATGGGTCATTTTTGATCTGTGTGTAAACTTGATGTAGTAATACAAAAACTATATTTGTTCATAaagcatgaaaagaaaaatggaaataatGATCTGTTGTAATcaaaaacaagatatttaaaGAATACTTGGAATATTCAATcataaaataatttcatttcaAAAGATAGAGCAAAGAAACACTTAGCCAGCATGAAATAACATGGGAAATGGATATGGGTCGTTTTTGACCCATGTTGTGCATTAGAATGGGTGTGCGTTGTGCATCAAAGggttaaaaatggctaaaatgtgactgatcgctgtggctccccctgtggccgaatgtttttttttttctttctaatttttgatatgactaagtcatggtatggtatgctgtactcaatgggtatggactagtgagTGTATATTTATAAAAATCAATTAAGCTTGTCCATacggacttgggttgggaactggagggctGCTAGTTCAAGTCCCTGTGCGGACGAAGTATGGAGGGTCGGctggcagctggagaggtgctagtttgcctcctgggcactgccaagatgctcttgagcaaggcaccgagcCCCCCAACTGCTTAGGGCGCCTGTCCATGGCCTGCCCCATTACTTTGACATCTCTGCATTTAATGCatatataggtcctgtttgtgcatgtgtgtgtatttcaggcctgtctgtgtatgacaacagaggGAAAAAGTTGAAAATTCTTCCTCTTCTAGAACATTGTATATCTTGTTTTTGTACTGTATTGAAATATAGATCAGAAAGGATTTGGCaatcatttctttttgtttttatttatgtttaacacTGGTCCCAACCTTTTGGACTTGGGGTTGTACAATGTACAAAGCtgtaaacatgcattttatgtctcacATTGACACTTGGTTGTGTTCCCTGTGAGCCAGAGTGCCTTTACCTGGAGAGCAGAACTTCCTGTCAACAGTAGCAGACATTTGGACCAATCTTTTGGAGAAAACCCCCGTCTCTTTGTCCACTGAACCAGACTGGGGGCACTAGAACAAATCATACAAACCAGCATTATTTCATATCGGCGTAATACCTCACACAGCTGAAATTCAAAGTTCAGAAGAAATACTGGCATCTTGAAAGGTTTAAGATGGGGATGAGCAATACTTGTATGTCTGTATGCTCTCTAATGATTCTCTAATGGGCCATTAGGTCAGATCAGTAACACCACTCACCTCACTCCCAGCTTCACTCCTTTTAGTGGAAATGGCTCCATTTCCTGTTTATTGAAACAACTGGCTTTCTGTTTGTTATTACATATTACACTTCATATTGTATAATATCTATTACAGAAGGTCCTGTTGCCTGTTTTCTCCATATCATATTTACACTGCTATAATGTTAGAACTTTCTCCACAACAAATTTCATTAAACTTAATTCAGactctgaataaataaaaggcaACAATAAAATTAACTCTTTATTGTTGCTTTTCCCTGAACCCCTTTATTTACCTCTGTCTAAGCCAACTGGCTCCTAAGTCGTGTGACTTCTTATCTTAACTATTTTCCCATTATAATATTGAAGTTAATTTGGAAAATGTAAATAACATGTCACTTTCACAACATGTTTCATTGTAGTGTCCCACTTACCATTACCTGGCCAAGATGCAGAAGATTTTTTGAAACAAATTTGAGCTCTTCTTTTACTGTAGTGGGCCACCGCCAGCTCCTGGACATCTTTGCTTCAAGGATATAAACAATTTTACCATGAATCCCCTTGAAGGATGACGGCATGTCCCTGTAAAGCAGAGCCAGTCCGTGAATGCAGTATTATTTGTATTAGCAAACAATGCCATAGTACAAATGCTAGATGCTAGAAATTCTGACTTACCCCTGTGGGATTTGAAGATGAAACGAAAAGCGATGGTCTCCTTTGGGGAGATCAGTACCTGCAAAAAAGTGAGAATGAATGACACTTTCTGTAGAGACTTTACAAATGACAGAGCTGGATTCATGTAAGCTACTTTGTGGTGTGTGCTCAATGAGACTGTGAGGCTCATGTAGTTCTGGGAAGTCAAGCTGTAATGGAAAAATCTATGCAGTTCAGAATGTGTGTGGACATGTACAAGGTATAGACCATAATCTACGATACACAAGTAGATAACATTTATTCATGATGTATTTTAGGTGTTTTAAAAACTATTAGCAGATTATATATTTGTGAAACAGCATATCTAAAGAAATAATGGATTTGATGGACAAGCAGACAGTGTAAACATCCTCAGGTACCCATATTAAAAGCAATATGGGCACAGTATAGCTATAACTTACAAGGTAGGCTGTGTACAGCCATCCTAAAACTAACAgctaatattttaaaataacaaattatGTTCAAGTGTTAAGGTAGACAAGTACATCATGCATGTATTTGCCCTACCAGTTTCTGCAATCAGGTACTCTTTGACTTTGAAGTATCTCTCGTGCGCACTGTATGATTTCTTGCTATCCCCAGAGCCACGTGTCCAGTGCACATTCACATCTCCTTTTGCTTTCACCATCAGCCCCTTCACTTTGGTTGCTTCTGTCAGAGTAAAACTGACTGTGCCTGTGATAGTATCTCCTTCAGAAAATGTCCCATCTTCATTTAGATATTCATAGACGAGATGCAGGTCCTTTATGGGAGACATTTTAGATGTATCAGCGCTGTGTTTCCCCCATATGTGGCTACACGGCAAGAGGGATTGGCTTACTAATAGTCCTGACTGATAACTGTTAGCTGCCTCCC harbors:
- the LOC117252144 gene encoding uncharacterized protein LOC117252144; its protein translation is MGRRLPCVYLLVFVIFQEAPGFKIQNKLLGKCLQVQEGTSGRRVSLGDCSPHLALQEWRWHPESHALRNHHTKECLTAPGEQYEGVHMQPCLSQAESEETGAGVAAMDMGSEASGQAWSCSKKGHLTLTGRGLHLSATQESTLVFLSREHKQPGSRWRALDNQTLCNGRDNKHHQHQPHHNLGKMLEPGVFPSTVADIRRQAEPFEGIMAAEVTETYHGMDAPLSSLSTKSPADPTMIFFSMDYGMGWKITMLVLSSLALVLGTVILILNVYTNRRKKVVCVLKSYTPKPEVSVPGSPVPSERAPLTEHAMRLPHSSPTLQRGAILIEWKDGTVTPLYEA
- the LOC117253053 gene encoding arrestin domain-containing protein 3-like → MSPIKDLHLVYEYLNEDGTFSEGDTITGTVSFTLTEATKVKGLMVKAKGDVNVHWTRGSGDSKKSYSAHERYFKVKEYLIAETGTDLPKGDHRFSFHLQIPQGDMPSSFKGIHGKIVYILEAKMSRSWRWPTTVKEELKFVSKNLLHLGQVMCPQSGSVDKETGVFSKRLVQMSATVDRKFCSPGDTISIVAQISNSSSKEMKPKFSLNQKVVYHASGSTQTDDQCLCKMIGEVITEKSERTVTCQMEIPPDVLYALHNCEHISVEHYLKVYLDISFAFDPEVVFPLGIVPSSMASLQPDEAAEPYSAWGAGAPGYSYFPPPAVPM